Proteins encoded by one window of Microplitis mediator isolate UGA2020A chromosome 1, iyMicMedi2.1, whole genome shotgun sequence:
- the LOC130677859 gene encoding mucin-19-like, whose protein sequence is MASATMGLRRRVPVNNNPPTASHHSTSASKRSRSENNNNPSHGNLNSLSGGRDEPTAKKSRGSGLSSSRTNASSNNSHVDNNNGHHGSKRGSAGSKSRGKSPLQTTGSSVTTPVGSAACTTVGHETGDLTGGFNVLTPSPWSVPTSLSAMSGLSVSGGHQSGLCAGGLTMPPTIPYMATSMATFVGNATNLNKNSSVSYLDISNMTSGSLAGSSGSSSSSSSTTNATSAGKLNGYGSSPSGCNKTSGGIAETKSNNSSNNPPVPMAFPGVVPSPGMPYGVGKLAGSQCEPVNVPAPVKFQNDSMYNAYQPWVIKTYGDLAKTKTITIKKYGRILRTLRGEEVNSAENSKFRFWVKSKGFHIGQPEGYDAKPADRIIGRHAVTSPGLDPPLYVPTQLPHNKALSGAEGTVPGRVYKKVAIVENFFDIIHAVHVDLEGRPGKHAGQKRTYRTITETYAFLPREAVTRFLLGCTECQRRPRSPSPSNLANQSQAVAAAAAAAAIAATTSDVVTTTGSTVTRTPRSPTPAIALSATPTQSSPRPREASNPPESKSLFSYRHPKHHHHHHQAHQHAHRNSAVTVGEKSCNTSTAAAVTDISASNNNNNNNNNSSSSSSSSNNNNKDKESDQHHHHHHHHHHHHHHRDKDNGNKNNNKKEKTVGGGKENKDKEEKYNPLSISNLLKKDPSSFPSASENNGNLSTTTTTTTTTNSPATTPTESRRTPESDRASSRSSASSKRKRMLPEGRTPSPTPPGPLARPWSPGIDLSKDTPVDYSLPITTTYLKHQQKIIAEKNKATALAIALEEVQRKSMEEDAELLAGNANAAGANVGVGVCGSLPDNISAERDQYSPAGLIDTNLSLLATIQHLHCQVMMALTERLRPSGLPASLMLPPAPTILPIQPYSFIRDMSIPALAYNHS, encoded by the exons ATGGCAAGCGCGACTATGGGTTTACGTCGTCGTGTACCAGTCAACAACAATCCACCGACGGCGTCCCACCACTCGACGTCAGCGAGTAAACGCTCGAGGTCGGAGAATAACAACAATCCGTCCCACGGTAATCTCAACTCATTGAGTGGCGGACGAGACGAACCGACTGCTAAGAAATCTCGCGGGAGCGGATTGTCCAGTAGCAGAACTAATGCTTCTTCCAATAACAGCCATGTGGACAACAACAACGGCCACCACGGATCAAAAAGAGGATCTGCGGGCTCGAAATCCCGGGGTAAAAGTCCTCTACAGACTACTGGATCATCAGTCACGACACCAGTCGGTTCAGCTGCATGCACAACTGTGGGACACGAGACTGGGGATCTCACTGGAGGATTTAATGTACTTACTCCCTCGCCTTGGTCTGTTCCAACAAGTCTCTCGGCCATGTCAGGACTGAGTGTTTCTGGCGGGCATCAGTCTGGTCTCTGCGCCGGTGGATTAACGATGCCACCAACAATTCCTTACATGGCGACCTCGATGGCGACCTTCGTTGGTAATGCCACAAACCTAAACAAGAACTCGTCAGTCTCGTACCTCGATATATCCAACATGACTAGCGGTTCTCTTGCCGGCAGCTCGGGatcctcatcatcatcatcatcaacaacAAATGCCACGAGCGCTGGTAAATTAAATGGTTACGGTTCTTCCCCGAGCGGCTGCAACAAAACGTCCGGCGGTATTGCGGAAACAAAGTcgaacaacagcagcaacaaccCACCAGTCCCCATGGCATTTCCCGGCGTAGTACCCAGCCCAGGAATGCCGTATGGCGTCGGGAAACTAGCTGGTTCCCAGTGTGAGCCCGTTAATGTTCCCGCTCCCGTTAAGTTTCAAAACGACAGCATGTACAATGCGTACCAGCCATGGGTCATTAAAACCTACGGTGACTTGGCTAAAACAAAGACCATAACGATTAAAAAGTACGGAAGAATTCTACGCACGTTGAGGGGTGAAGAGGTCAACAGCGCGGAGAACAGCAAGTTTAGATTTTGGGTTAAGAGCAAGGGGTTTCACATCGGCCAGCCGGAAGGATACGATGCAAAACCAGCGGACAGGATAATCGGTCGTCATGCTGTCACAAGTCCGGGTTTAGACCCGCCTCTATATGTGCCCACGCAATTGCCACACAATAAG GCTCTAAGCGGCGCCGAGGGAACAGTTCCAGGAAgggtctacaaaaaagtggcAATCGTCGAGAATTTTTTCGACATAATTCACGCAGTCCACGTTGACCTAGAAGGTCGTCCAGGCAAACACGCTGGTCAAAAACGCACATACAGAACC ATAACAGAAACATACGCATTCCTGCCTCGTGAAGCGGTGACGAGGTTCCTGTTAGGCTGCACAGAGTGTCAACGTCGCCCCAGATCTCCGAGCCCGAGCAATCTGGCCAATCAATCGCAAGCGGTGGCGGCTGCTGCAGCGGCGGCGGCCATAGCAGCAACAACGTCAGACGTCGTGACAACAACAGGGAGTACTGTGACACGAACCCCGAGGAGTCCTACCCCAGCAATAGCTCTCTCTGCGACGCCAACACAAAGCAGTCCACGTCCTCGTGAAGCCAGTAATCCGCCAGAGAGCAAAAGTTTATTTAGCTACAGGCATCCAAAGCACCACCACCATCACCACCAAGCTCACCAACACGCCCACAGAAATTCAGCAGTCACTGTTGGAGAAAAAAGTTGTAATACTAgtactgctgctgctgttacTGATATTAGCgctagtaataataataataataataataataatagtagtagtagtagtagtagtagtaataataataacaaagacAAGGAATCGGACcaacatcatcatcaccaccaccatcatcaccatcaccaTCACCACCGGGACAAGGACAatggcaataaaaataataataagaaggAGAAGACAGTCGGTGGTGGTAAAGAGAACAAAGATAAAGAGGAAAAGTATAATCCGCTGAGTATTAGTAATTTGCTGAAGAAAGACCCCTCGAGTTTTCCATCGGCGTCCGAGAACAACGGAAACTTGAGCACAACTACGACAACTACGACGACAACAAACTCCCCGGCAACGACGCCGACAGAGTCACGGAGGACCCCAGAGTCTGATCGAGCCAGTTCAAGAAGTTCGGCTTCTTCCAAGAGAAAGCGGATGCTTCCCGAAGGCAGAACACCCTCGCCCACTCCGCCCGGGCCGCTGGCAAGGCCCTGGAGTCCCGGTATCGATTTGTCGAAAGACACTCCCGTCGACTACAGTCTTCCCATTACCACGACGTACCTGAAGCATCAGCAGAAAATAATCGCGGAGAAGAACAAAGCCACTGCCTTAGCGATCGCCTTGGAGGAAGTACAAAGGAAGTCCATGGAGGAGGATGCCGAGCTGCTCGCCGGAAATGCAAATGCTGCTGGTGCTAACGTCGGTGTCGGTGTTTGTGGCAGCCTTCCCGATAACATTTCCGCCGAGAGAGATCAATATTCACCTGCCGGACTGATCGATACCAACCTCAGTTTGCTTGCCACTATCCAACACTTGCACTGTCAGGTCATGATGGCTTTGACTGAGAGACTCAGACCCTCCGGGCTGCCCGCGTCTTTGATGCTTCCACCGGCGCCCACTATTCTTCCGATCCAGCCCTACAGTTTCATTCGTGATATGTCGATACCCGCTTTGGCTTACAATCATTCCTGA